A single genomic interval of Dysidea avara chromosome 8, odDysAvar1.4, whole genome shotgun sequence harbors:
- the LOC136263772 gene encoding uncharacterized protein has protein sequence MAESGQMEKFDSKRDEWDSWSRRFDQWLSISSYATGDNAADKKRAVFCTLIGSDTFKLLCTLCTPKRPEEETYDDLRAKLSKQFGVKKLVLAERYRFYSYKQQDKQSLAAYLSELRRLASTCQWAEAALGENLRDKFVMGLRNERLLQQLLTQDHSKSLDDLFQLATTFEAAESEALKRSEGESQTSVTPINSGKHPRSKSRTEPPRKRTQQPSTGQFSKEQTRTNCASCGGNHARKSCRFYSAKCHKSHMISSCSHISVR, from the exons ATGGCGGAGTCGGGTCAGATGGAAAAGTTTGATTCCAAGCGTGATGAATGGGACTCTTGGAGCCGTCGTTTTGATCAGTGGTTGTCAATCAGTTCTTACGCTACAGGTGACAATGCCGCAGACAAGAAGCGAGCTGTGTTTTGCACGTTAATTGGATCTGACACTTTCAAACTGTTGTGTACGCTTTGTACACCCAAGCGTCCAGAGGAAGAGACGTATGACGACTTGAGAGCTAAGCTCAGCAAACAGTTTGGAGTAAAGAAACTCGTCTTGGCAGAACGTTACCGTTTCTATTCGTACAAACAGCAGGACAAACAGTCGTTGGCCGCTTACCTCTCAGAACTCCGTCGTTTGGCTTCTACATGCCAGTGGGCAGAAGCAGCATTGGGCGAAAATCTTCGTGACAAGTTTGTGATGGGACTACGCAATGAACGCCTTCTTCAACAATTGCTGACCCAGGACCACAGCAAATCTCTGGATGATTTATTTCAGTTAGCAACTACATTTGAAGCTGCAGAGAGTGAAGCCCTGAAACGTTCTGAAGGCGAAAGTCAGACAAGTGTGACACCCATCAACAGTGGAAAGCATCCAAGGTCCAAATCCAGAACAGAACCGCCCAGGAAGCGAACACAGCAGCCTAGCACAGGACAGTTTTCTAAAGAACAGACTCGTACCAATTGTGCCAGTTGTGGGGGAAATCATGCTCGGAAATCATGTCGATTTTACAGTGCCAAGTGTCATAA GAGTCATATGATCAGCAGTTGTTCCCATATCTCAGTCAGATAA